The following is a genomic window from Pseudophryne corroboree isolate aPseCor3 chromosome 3, aPseCor3.hap2, whole genome shotgun sequence.
acttgtaattaccccccttACCCAAAGATTTGCAATTCTCATCCCATTACATACCTCTATCTAATTATTAcacatatttttataaataaattttattaaaatacaaatattGATATTAATACAAGTCAAAAATTATATTCTACAAAGCTTGGACTATCTATGTTAACATTTATCAAATTATTTGATAAATAATTAAGAATGAACATGCTGCTGTGTGACCACTAGACTTGTTTTTGATTTCAATTTTATGTACAATCATTTCCAAAATTTCCCTTATTTTTCTAGATGGAATCACCCTATTGCAAATCGACGTTTTGTGATAAACAACATCCGTCATCTACGTGTGCAGACTGAGTGATTAACTGGGGAAGGTGCACGTGTCTCAAGTCCAGCGACGACAATATTTAAAGACATTGTACATTTAGTTCCACAGAGGAAATTCACTATTCCTGTTAATGCTTTCATCccaattgtattatatatatatatatatatatatatacacacacacacatatacatatatatatatatatatatatatatcattcacaaatgggtggcactcacgaggacctgtcacagcggaaagaactaacgagagagactgagctctggtaacgtttcagctatattctagctttcgtcagacccgttctgacgaaagctagaatatagctgaaacgttcccagagctcagtctctctcgttatttatttccgctgtgacaagtcctcgtgagtgccacctatttgtgaatgatttatactggcatgcagccatgaaaggcaccgaggcagctgctaataacacagagtgccgttctttttggattatgtatatatataatccaaaaagAACGTCACTCTGTGTATATAtaatccaaaaagaacggcactctgtgttattagcagctgcctcggtgcctttcatggctgcatgccagtataaatcattcacaaataggtggcactcacgaggacttgtcacagcggaaataaataacgagagagactgagctctgggaacgtttcagctatattctagctttcgtcagaacggggtctgacgaaagctagaatatagctgaaacgttaccagagctcagtctctctcgttagttctttccgctgtgacaggtcctcgtgagtgccacccatttgtgaatgatttatactggcatgcagccatgaaaggcaccgaggcagctgctaataacacaaagtgccgttctttttggattatatatacacacatatatatatatatatatatatatatatatatatattagtattattttattttataaattcaGTTTTATGCACTCTGAAATAAATAATCAACATCACAGTGGTCCCCTTTGTcatcccttctgtaaatttctaattaatattgtatttTAAAATGCCATGCTCCAACATTgtgaaaattatattttaaatacaaaagcCCTATAGGCAGTATATGTTAAATACAACAGAGATGAGATGATTTGCCATAGTTTAAAACCAAAAGATACTTTCAATGCCCCAGAAGTATACCTGATTTTGTTGTATCCATGCTTTGCTACTGTCCACGTAATTTAATCATCCTGTCATCTTTACATAAGCGTCATTTCCAAGGCATGGCTAAGATGTATACTTTTACCGTTGTTGTGCCTTGAACACCGCATTGGTGAATGCCTTATATATTCCCAAATTCAAGATGTGTTAAGATTGTCAGTCATGTTAATTAAATGTGTATTATATGACAATATTAGATACACAAATTGAAATAttccaaaaaatgtatttaaagtacAACAAATAAAACTACAACCACTTTGTAATAACACATAACATTAAGTTATACAaacatttaaacaatttatttaaagTTCTACAACAATTTTTTATTAAGACATAACAGAAAGTTAAACAAACTTTCCATAAATTTATtgaaattataacaacaaccacttgGGAATAACACAATATTAAGTTATACAAATATTTAACATATCAAAAAATATAGCAAGTGCAGTCTGTCacattaaaaaaatctttattctATTCAGATTAACTGTAAAGAGAAACTTAATTCTATACACGTTGTTTCTTGATAGTACCTAAAATCAAACAATGCTTAGAAATGTTTAACTCTATTTCTTAAGATATTATCCCTTTATTAACAGTAaattatatagtgtgtatgtggtCATTGTCTTATATTTTCCAAAATCCCCTTACCAAACATTATTTTTTCATTCCCACAAATGGGTATCAACCCATGTTTTTTATCTGAGGTGGAAATGGTACAATGAACGGGCTCAGTACCAGCTTTGGAATTGATTTATTTTGAATCCAAATTTTAATTTTTAGAAGGTGGTAAGCCTGTTTTGAAAACTAAGTGAGGTAAGAATCATTGAAAGAACTGTCCTTCTACCCCTGTGCAGTACGATCTTTTACCCATGGATGTAGGACTGATGTCGGCCATATGTTATCCGTAAAATTAAAAACGTGGTCCCACCTGCCTATTGCTCAGGCAGTTGGGTCCACCGGGAGTCTGAAGGCTTTGAGTAAGCAGATTTTGAGTTTTGTTCCTGAAAACCAGTCGCAGCATTTTTCATATACTCCCCTCTCAAGGTAATAGAGGATGCagtgtttttcttttattatttattcatccAAAAGGAATGCAATATAGGGGCAGTATACGATTTCGTAGCCGGtatagctgtggaaggaagatatgtatacTTACCCACCATTGCCTTAGTTACTCACTTATCGCTTTCAACCAAAAACATggactcacctgtgaagggcaggatgTACACGTTTCTCCTGTAGTCTGCTTCCGCAGTCCATTGTCTGTGGTAGTCTGTAGATGgtatccttgtgccgccatatacatAGTCTACAAGCTAATTGTTACGCCggaactgtactcaccactcttcatatcttcatgctctgttaggggtgttgtTTGTTCTTGTGAATAACTCCATCATGTGCTCCTTGTGtcaagtccaacgaagcaggcatACTGGTCCAACCCATTCTCCGGTCAAATACTAACCTTAAACTAATAAAAATCTGCTAAAATCCTCAGGAGCTCTCACACATGTGAATTTCTCCTCCAGGCAGATTTTCTAAACAGTCTACTAGGAGCGACATAGAGGGATTAGCTAGTCAACACTACTAAAAagcacatggctcctagtggacctgtctattgtccatggtactaatgtttaccccagtttcctctaggatgcaagataaAGTACTTTATTTTGAATCCTGAGGAATACAGGTAACCGAATGAGCCACTAACAGAGTGCATCTGCATGCTATGAGCATCTAGCGTGTTCATATAGCCTCACTGCTGCATACATAATGGATTTTTGTGGTTAATACTCTCAATTTTTTTAAAACAGTTCCAACAATCAATGCTGGTGATCATGCGAGCATTGGATTACAGTTTTTGAAGTCCTAGTTTAGCTATGCCCCCATTTTTCAGCTTCTTTATTTGATGCCTGGAACAATGACTTTAGGGTTGATGTTTTTGGTTTTGACTGTAGAAGGCTTCTGTGCCGCAATGATCTTTTAATTCCAAATTCTTCGGTTCTTCCATCATGGACGTTCTGCAAAAGGAGATTAAAATAGTAAATTTAGAGTTAGTTTTCAATACAGCCATATTAATGTATAACCATGTCCCCTCATACCTCAACTTTTCACAACTTAGTTTTCTGCAAATACAGTATTTGACCATTTTGATGCTGTAATAGTAAacatgatttttttattaaattgaaaTAAGACTCCATGTCCTCCATATTTTTTCAGTAATTTGTATAATGTCGCTTATTGTTTAGATCACAGATTTTAGCCCTTGTAATAAAGATACAGACCCCCACCAAAAACATTACCATACTCTGCGTAAGACACTTCATCATCATTGTCAGCTTGCATCATATATGCCACAGTACGCATTGTTGGACTAATGGTAAGGGTCTGTGACTCTGGATCTGGTATTGTCACTTAATCTCTATTCATCATGTCACCCATAGACTGAGTTAACTTTttcatctctttctcagtatgctaAAATTTGATATAAATATTTGATATGATCCCTTTAATGGCATCTTTTTGATTAGTCCCTCTCGCCTGAGAATGTCTAATAGTTTTGTTACATGTACTATATTAACCCGAGGAAtatagacactctgctgtgcatcaaaCACATGAACATGACAttgtaatgtgaagggacacacgcacacacatgaaaattgaaaaacacaatttatcacagAGCCAACATGGAACCACAGAACATGGATACCGCAACACCAACTTTTTAAAAATTACAAATCAGCTGGGTTGCTAAATCAAGTTAATTAAATTTTTATTTCTATTCtacaatgctcccccccccccccttactaagaAGGATTGGTACCGCTGTGGAGCCAGACTTAGTTCAGGAGATGCGCTTCCCTGTGAGGCCTGTTAGTGTAATCTGCCAAAATAACATTGCGCTTGCGAGATCAGTCACCTATCAGCGTGGAACAGTACCAGTAAGCCTATATGAGGTTGGCCTGTTCCAACACAACCCTAAGTCCCACTAAGCATGCAGACTTGTGTCAACCAGTCCTgcatgaaaaatgtgaaaaacaaaagCAGATAATTAACAATCTTGCACAAGTGTGCCCGGCTCCTACGGTCAAATAAATAAAATTGCGTCTGTTAGTATGGGAATACAACAGGCATCCACCATACACTATTTACTAAAGTGCACAAGGCAAATATAGAACTGGTCCATACCCCGTAAAACTAATGTGTATCCATTATCTTCAGTGACTTAAGAAAAATCAGACTTATACGATGCAGCATACCTTGGTAGCTCTATGCCTGCATCATTATTCTGTTGTCTtctcggactggacccttctccgattaggtcttgccagttgtcggtatgctgtaaagaaaaaaagacacagtcagtttataaaaaaaactacctttgtttgtcactaactgtccctgacaccattgctgatctcctttccctaacttagcacaccgctacggacaaatacctaacttgttggggaaaagaaagaggaaaaagctagatgacttacccttggcaagtcctccgccaaactctatgccagcctctgtgcttgattagcggactggacccttctccgattaggtcttgccagttgtcggtatgctgtaaagaaaaaaagacacagtcagtttataacaaaaactacctttgcttgtcactaactgtccctgacaccattgttgatctcctttccctaacttagcacaccgctacggacaaatacctaacttgatggggaaaagaaagaggaaaaagctagatgacttacccttggcaagtcctccgccaagctctatgccagcctctgtgcttgattagcggactggacccttctccgattaggtcttgccagttgtcggtatgctgtaaagaaaaaaagacacagtcagtttataaaaaaaactacctttgcttgtcactaactgtccctgacaccattgctgatctcctttccctaacttagcacaccgctacggacaaatacctaacttgttggggaaaagaaagaggaaaatgctagatgacttacccttggcaagtcctccgccaagctctatgccagcctctgtgcttgattagcggactggtccCTGTGTCCGGCTAGTTTGCTGTTGTGGACGGCTCCTCCTGGGCTCCTGACGGCTCCTCCGGGGCTGTGGCATGCTCCTCCGGTGCTGTGGCATGCTCCTCCGGTGCTGTGGCATGCTCATCCTGGGCTCGGGCATGCtcctcctgggctcgggcatgttcctcctgggctcgggcatgCTCCTCCTGTGCTCTGTTCCACATAACCGTCTGTGCTTGTTCCAACATCTCCTGCTGTGCTCTGTTCCACATCTCTTGCTGTATTATGGACTGCTCCAATTCTTCTGACCTTTGACGCTGCAGTCTCAAAACTGACAATGCTCTTTGGTAAGCCAGATCTCCTCTCTCTTCTTGAGCATACATTTCTTGATCAATTGATGTTCTGTTTGATGGTGTTGTGACTTCCGAACTTCGTTCTGCCTGCTGTGGTTGTGCGCTGTGCAATCTTCTTCCTTCGTCTGTCATCAGCTGCAGGCTTGTTGAAATCATGCTTGTGTTTAGGTTGCACTGTTGTTGCCACAGTAGCATGCTTTGAAGGCCTGTTCCAATCTGTTGGCATTGCAATGAAATATGTTCCAGAGAATCATTGTGTTGTCGACAGAGTTGTTCCTGATGCGATTCTCCATCCCGCTGTTCATTTTGTTGGGTGCTGATCTGTTCAATCTTCTGCTGCATGCTCTTGCAATGTCCAACCACCGACATATGTGCTGACACAAGTTGATCGTAGTATCGGGCCAGCGATATCATTGCGTCATTTTGTTGAACAACAGCTGTCTTGATATGGTCGATGTTCTGTTCCATGTTGTCCAAACGATTATTAATCCTTTGGCTTTCTTCAGCTCTACATTGGTCCATGTTCTTTAAAGCTTCCAGTATTAGATTGAGTGATGACTCTGTAATACAAGTAAATAATTTAGTTTAACAAATTACAGTTGAACACAATTAAACACTCCTAAattgtaaataaatataaaattgctACCTCCTGGCGTAGTTTCCGGTGTTTTTGATTCAAGGACTTCTGGTACACTGCCTGAAGATTCCATGTCCGGAATTTGCTCTGTTCTTTCAACAAGATTATGGTCTCCAATTGCAGGGTAGCTCTGTGAAAAGGACTCTTCTGGCAGTGTCTGTGGGTGCCCCTGTGATGAATTTTCTTCTGGAAGTGGCTGTTGGGAAGATGTTTCTTCCTGCACCGTGGGTGGGTGCATCTGGGCTGATTCTGCTTGAAGTGTCACTGCTTGCAGTGTTGAATCAATCGGCAATATTGTATGCTGTATCTGGGTTTCTAAAATGTCAAtatagatatatacaataattataaCCCAAAAATATGCAGTGCCAGAAATACAGACAGCTAAAGATACGCAAACAGTGCAAGCTAGAGGTATATACCCATTGATAGATATACATGTACCAAAATTAATAATTTCATGTACAAAAACTATGCCTTACCGGTATCCTCAGCACCTCCTCCAGTTGTCGGATATACAAAAGAAACTCTTCTCTTTGCCTTAACTGTGGAATCTGTAATATTTATATAAAGAACATACTGCAGTTATTAGTTTTGTTTccatacaaaatatttttttaatatatatatatatatatatataaaaatacgatATGTCCCTAACCTTTCTGCGATTTTGTTTTCTTCTTTGGCGTTGTTTCCGTTTGTGGCGTGCTATGTTTTGTTGGCGTAGAATATTTTGtggctccttttgaaagaaatacgaaatttaaatttttgttgaaataattagttttttaaaaagaatattaaaaaattaattttatagaatttttaaaaataataccttCTGCACTGGTTCCTGCCATTTCTTCCTGCACAAGTACGAAGTAGTTCTCCATCTTCTTTTCCCAATCCTTGTGTAATTTTTGCCCTTTTTGGATCTTGAGATTGACGGATCTTCTACAGTCGCGTAACCTTTTCTTGCAACTTTCGTTGCTTCGCTTGAACCCACCTCCCAAAGAAACTGATTCAGAGATTTCATTCCACGTCGTTCCCTTGAATCGGTGATGAACATTTCTTGCCGGCGATCCGAAAAGTTGAAAGGAGTGATGAACAACTTGATTGATTAGGGTGTCCGTTTCTTCATCTGTGAAGTTGGGTGCCCTGCTGCTGGATTCTTCTCCCGAGTCCGCTTCTTCATGCGAAACTCTGCCATGGTCGGTTGGTGATGTTTGTTGCTGTCTTTCCGAGGATTCTTCTTCCTGTGCGGATAGAGAAAGCCTCCTTGCTTCTTCCTCGGACATCTctgaaaaaaaacttaaaaaaaaaaaaatcatactaatattaataataataataataataattagtatacTAGCAGTGCAACATACCCTAATTTTGCCAACCAGCTGTTACAAATATACACAAGTAAtgaaccccagcagtgccaaatacagaaattatgccacccagcagtgccaaatacataaattatgccacccagcagtgccagatacccaaattatgccacccagcagtgccaaatatagaaattatgccacccagcagtgccaaatacagaaattatgccacccagcagtgccagatactcaaattatgccacccagcagtgccaaatacagaaattatgccacccagcagtgccagatactcaaattatgccacccagcagtgccaaatacagaaattatgccacccagcagtgccagatacccaaattatgccacccagcagtgccagatacccaaattatgccatccagcagtgccaaatacagaaattatgccacccagcagtgccaaatacataaactatgcaacccagcagtgccaaatatagaaattatgccacccagcagtgccagatacccaaaatatgccacccagcagtgccaaatacataaattatgccacccagcagtgccagatacccaaattatgccacccagcagtgccagatacccaaattatgccacccagcagtgccaaatacataaactatgcaacccagcagtgccaaatatagaaattatgtcacccagcagtgccagatacccaaattatgccacccagcagtgccagatacccaaattatgccatccagcagtgccaaatacagaaattatgccacccagcagtgccaaatacataaactaTGCAACCCTGCAGTGCCAAAtgtagaaattatgccacccagcagtgccagatacccaaatatgccacccagcagtgccaaatacataaattatgccacccagcagtgccagatacccaaattatgccacccagcagtgccaaatatagaaattatgccatccagaagtgccaaatacagaaattatgccacccagcagtgccaaatacataaactatgcaacccagcagtgccaaatacagaaattatgccacccagcagtgccaaatacagaaattatgccacccagcagtgccagatacccaaaatatgccacccagcagtgccaaatatagaaattatggcacccagcagtgccaaatacagaaattatgccacccagcagtgccaaatacagaaattatgccacccagcagtgccagatacccaaattatgccacccagcagtggcagatacccaaattatgccacccagcagtgccaaatacataaattttgccacccagcagtgccaaatacagaaattatgccacccagcagtgccagatacccaaaatatgccacccagcagtgccaaatatagaaattatggcacccagcagtgccaaatacagaaattatgccacccagcagtgccaaatacagaaattatgccacccagcagtgccagatacccaaattatgccacccagcagtgccagatacccaaattatgccacccagcagtgccaaatacagaaattatgccatccagcagggccagataccaaaattatgccacccagcagtgccaaatacataaattatgccacccagcagtgccaaatacataaattatgccaaacagctgtgacatatacacaaataatgaacccaagcagtgacagatatacacaTTTGGCAAACAAACGGTGAaaaatacacacattatgccagaaagcagtgccagataccgacATCTCACACACTGCAGtaacagatatacaaataatgccaatcagcagtggcaGGGATAGCAGTTGGAAGAGATAATAAGAAACATGGGACAGTTTATTTAGCATGATAGTGTAATAGAAAGACAGAGTACATTCAGCTCAGCGCTTACCTATTAAGATGAGAAAAAAAAACTGGATTGGTCTTCTCCTCTTCGTATGAAGAATTCTTGTCACGGTCACTTCTCCAGAAAAGCTCTGATATGTAAATCAGAATCGCTAGAAGCCAATCACAAGACGCTAACAGACCGTATACAGCCAGTTAGCAGTCTTAAGCAAATGGCGCCTATGCAAGGGAGGGACAGAGTTTATATTCTGTGTAAAAGTGCGGGAACATCGCTCCTCCTTCAAATAGGAATCATGTAGTATTATTGGCTAATTTAGTGGCACCACTATACGTCAGGTTATACTGAACTGTTGATTTGTCTTATGTAGGAGTATATTTTATTGGTTGGATTTCAGCGCGAACGGACATGTTATGTTTTGATTGGTGTCATCAGTGATAGCATTATTTAaatcaaatttaaaaaaacaaaacagtaaccGGAATGTATCTTGGAACGTTGTCCGTGAACGGTTAATTTAAGAAAACTCTGCCATTATGGAGCTTGCAGTACTTATCGAcggggattatgtagctggagtgtTGGTGTAATTTTGGCACATATAGTGCAATGGGGAATGCTGGCTGCACCTCAGCACGAGAACGGGGTGACGTTCCGGTGTGCTGGGGCGTAAAGGGGCAGTACACGGCTGTGGGGGAGCTTATGGTGGGAGAGGGGTAGATGGCTAGAGAGAGCGGTGTGCGTCTTGGGGTACATGGCTGGTGATAGCTGGTGTTCGGGGGACAGTTGGAGggaggcgttgtgttacttgtagtgccacggtgaaacatggggcgcgtaatgtagtggggtgtccagctaggcgtgtaaatgtagacgggcagcggggtgactaggggggatggaggcggcgtctaactttggacgggtatcgtggggaatagcgggggggggagggtgtcagcgttgcagatgtgcagccgggtgcccaggtgtgctggcagacatgggtggggtgtttcttaaagggtgtgactgtgctaccagagcggggagcagtgccagggcgttgtgttacttgtagtgccacggtgaaacatggggcgcgtaatgtagtggggtgtctagctaggcgtgtaaatgtagatgggcagcggggtgactaggggggatggaggcggcgtctaactttggacgggtatcgtggggaatagcggggggggggagggtgtcagcgttgcagatgtgcagccgggtgcccaggtgtgctgacagacatgggtggggtgtttcttaaagggtgtgactgtgctaccagagcggggagcagtgccagggcgttgtgttacttgtagtgccacggtgaaacatggggcgcgtaatgtagtggggtgtctagctaggcgtgtaaatgtagacgggcagcggggtgactaggggggatggaggcggcgtctaactttggaagggtatcgtggggaatagcggggggggggggagggtgtcagcgttgcagatgtgcagccgggtgcccaggtgtgctgacagacatgggtggggtgtttcttaaagggtgtgactgtgctaccagagcggggagcagtgccagggcgttgtgttacttgtagtgccacggtgaaacatggggcgcgtaatgtagtggggtgtctagctaggcgtgtaaatgtagacgggcagcggggtgactaggggggatggaggcggcgtctaactttggaagggtattgtggggaatagcggggggggggtgtgtgtcagcgttgcagatgtgcagccaggtgcccaggtgtgctggcagacatgggtggggtgtttcttaaagggtgtgactgtgctaccagagcggggagcagtgccagggcgttgtgttacttgtagtgccacggtgaaacatggggcgcgtaatgtagtggggtgtctagctaggcgtgtaaatgtagacgggcagcggggtgactagggggggatggaggcggcgtctaactttggaagggtatcgtggggaatagcgggggggggggagggtgtcagcgttgcagatgtgcagccgggtgcccaggtgtgctgacagacatgggtggggtgtttcttaaagggtgtgactgtgctaccagagcggggagcagtgccagggcgttgtgttacttgtagtgccacggtgaaacattgggcgcgtaatgtagtggggtgtctagctaggcgtgtaaatgtagacgggcagcggggtgactaggggggatggaggcggcgtctaactttggaagggtatcgtggggaatagcggggggggggggggtgtcagcgttgcagatgtgcagccgggtgcccaggtgtgctgacagacatgggtggggtgtttcttaaagggtgtgactgtgctaccagagcggggagcagtgccagggcgttgtgttacttgtagtgccacggtgaaacatggggcgcgtaatgtagtggggtgtctagctaggcgtgtaaatgtagacgggcagcggggtgactaggggagaTGGAGGCggtgtctaactttggaagggtatcgtggggaatagcggggggggagggtgtcagcgttgcagatgtgcagccgggtgcccaggtgtgctgacagacatgggtggggtgtttcttaaagggtgtgactgtgctaccagagcggggagcagtgccagggcgttgtgttacttgtagtgccacggtgaaacatggggcgcgtaatgtagtggggtgtctagctaggcgtgtaaatgtagacgggcagaggggtgactaggggggatggaggcggcgtctaactttggaagggtatcgtggggaatagcggggggggagggtgtcagcgttgcagatgtgcagccgggtgcccaggtgtgctggcagacatgggtggggtgtttcttaaagggtgtgactgtgctaccagagcggggagcagtgcctaggcgttgtgttacttgtagtgccacggtgaaacatggggcgcgtaatgtagtggggtgtctagctaggcgtgtaaatgtagacgggcagcggggtgactaggggggatggaggcggcgtctaactttggaagggtatcgtggggaatagcggggggggagggtgtcagcgttgcagatgtgcagccgggtgcccaggtgtgctggcagacatgggtggggtgtttcttaaagggtgtgactgtgctaccagagcggggagcagtgccagggcgttgtgttacttgtagtgccacggtgaaacatggggcgcgtaatgtagtggggtgtctagctaggcatgtaaatgtggacgggcagcggggtgactaggggggatggaggcggcgtctaactttggaagggtatcgtggggaatagcgggggggggagggtgtcagcgtt
Proteins encoded in this region:
- the LOC135057213 gene encoding uncharacterized protein LOC135057213: MSEEEARRLSLSAQEEESSERQQQTSPTDHGRVSHEEADSGEESSSRAPNFTDEETDTLINQVVHHSFQLFGSPARNVHHRFKGTTWNEISESVSLGGGFKRSNESCKKRLRDCRRSVNLKIQKGQKLHKDWEKKMENYFVLVQEEMAGTSAEGATKYSTPTKHSTPQTETTPKKKTKSQKDSTVKAKRRVSFVYPTTGGGAEDTGKA